One region of Malania oleifera isolate guangnan ecotype guangnan chromosome 6, ASM2987363v1, whole genome shotgun sequence genomic DNA includes:
- the LOC131158663 gene encoding stress-response A/B barrel domain-containing protein UP3-like → MSSAHQFVEHIILFKVKDGTDPSRIASMVSRMNSLISLDQVLHLTAGPIHRILSSPFDFTLMLHSRYRSKEDLNAYLVHPFHVDVRDSVFPFCDDVMAVDWIPDDLAGPVVLPAGSAMRVTFSKLKEGSGDAENREVLKAIENGSKSTDRISFGKNFSPARAKGFSIVSVAMFPGLGELNGLDSSADEKIVKLQKENAGGYLESVMAFDYVIPASQSASS, encoded by the coding sequence ATGTCGTCGGCTCATCAGTTCGTCGAGCACATCATCCTCTTCAAGGTCAAGGACGGCACGGATCCGTCCAGGATCGCCTCCATGGTCAGCAGAATGAACAGCTTGATCTCTCTTGATCAGGTCCTCCACCTCACAGCCGGGCCCATCCACAGAATCCTATCGTCGCCGTTCGATTTCACGCTCATGCTTCACAGCCGGTACCGATCCAAGGAAGATCTGAACGCCTACCTTGTCCACCCGTTCCACGTCGACGTCAGAGATTCGGTGTTCCCGTTCTGCGATGACGTCATGGCCGTGGACTGGATCCCCGATGATCTCGCCGGGCCGGTGGTCCTGCCCGCCGGATCTGCAATGAGAGTTACGTTCTCAAAATTGAAGGAAGGTTCGGGCGATGCGGAGAACCGGGAAGTACTAAAAGCGATTGAGAATGGATCCAAATCGACGGATCGGATTAGTTTCGGGAAGAATTTTTCGCCGGCGAGGGCAAAGGGGTTTTCGATCGTGTCGGTTGCGATGTTTCCGGGATTGGGGGAATTGAACGGCTTGGATTCGTCGGCGGACGAGAAGATCGTGAAGTTGCAGAAGGAGAATGCTGGGGGTTATCTGGAGAGCGTGATGGCGTTCGATTATGTGATCCCGGCGTCGCAAAGCGCCAGCAGTTAA